In Taeniopygia guttata chromosome 23, bTaeGut7.mat, whole genome shotgun sequence, the following are encoded in one genomic region:
- the PHACTR4 gene encoding phosphatase and actin regulator 4 isoform X4 — translation MGQPHVSRPVNPGAFAEEVDHAPGDASMGVDVLESGDTTPPTKRKSKFSSFGKIFKPWKWRKKKSSDKFKETSEDGEEPEKLNPPALKNGHTVPIGGPGVCKLPSQEEEATKPSSLRKPFPVEEPKKRQGSSSSHPAPELDPPQEPHVPRQPLLPPKRPPSTSQEANEVQAKDPIPASSTARTAPFSTAPMAAKTINSTVAPSPAPRTLLPAPASANTTAPTSTTSTAPAKQPPVPPPKPINRNSNSLIVELSQVMTSGTALSKLSPPLPPKRGLLPNNTSEAVTSKPPNDRTVTTSRPAPIPLHVTSAYPPPSPSPPLPTHVPPEPPRVALPTSTPVLDPPCSLDLPKETPPPPPLPEDFRPMEVSKRTAEQGFGEPHVLPRLPQIPLHIRIQQALASPLPVTPPPEGSHRAHSLLFENDSFGEDNSTLGRTRSLPVTIEMLKVPDDEEEEDDDQEEEQNSGRHVYIGDVPSVTVIPKLVPQVLPEEQEGDEGMSDSDSEGPILYKDDEDEEEDESHNSTLANKVKRKDTLAIKLGNTTAPQEEKIMFPRKSKEEWNEIRHQIGTTLIRRLSQRPTAEELEQRNILQPKNEADRQAEKREIKRRLTRKLSQRPTVAELQARKILRFNEYVEVTDAQDYDRRADKPWTKLTPADKAAIRKELNEFKSCEMEVHEESKQFTRYHRP, via the exons CTGAAGAGGTGGATCACGCCCCAGGTGATGCCAGCATGGGGGTAGATGTTTTGGAATCAGGTGACACCACACCCCCTacaaagaggaaaagcaagTTCTCAAGCTTTGGCAAGATTTTCAAACCCTGGAagtggaggaaaaagaaaagcagtgacAAATTCAAGGAGACTTCAGAAG ATGGTGAAGAGCCAGAGAAGCTGAACCCACCTGCACTGAAGAATGGCCACACTGTCCCCATTGGGGGCCCTGGGGTGTGTAAGCTGCCCAGCCAGGAGGAAGAGGCCACAAAGCCATCCAGCCTTAGGAAGCCTTTTCCAGTGGAGGAACCAAAGAAGAGGCAGG GTTCCTCCAGCAGCCACCCTGCGCCTGAACTGGACCCACCTCAGGAGCCACATGTTCCCAGACAACCTCTGCTTCCTCCAAAAAGACCTCCCTCCACTTCCCAGGAGGCAAACGAAGTACAGGCAAAGGATCCCAtacctgccagcagcactgcaagaACTGCCCCCTTCAGCACAGCCCCCATGGCAGCAAAGACAATCAATTCCACAGttgccccttccccagcccccaggactctgcttcctgctcctgccagtgCCAACACTACTGCTCCCACCAGTAcaaccagcacagctcctgccaagcAGCCTCCCGTCcctcctcccaaacccatcaaCAGAAATAGCAACTCACTAATAG ttgaaCTTTCCCAAGTAATGACCAGTGGTACAGCCTTGTCCAAgctttcccctcctctccctccaaaGAGAGGCCTCCTGCCTAACAACACGTCCGAGGCTGTCACCTCTAAGCCCCCTAATGACAGGACAGTGACAACGAGTCGCCCTGCACCGATTCCACTGCACGTGACCTCAGCTTATCCACCACCTTCACCCTCGCCGCCGCTGCCCACCCACGTACCCCCTGAACCTCCACGCGTGGCCCTGCCCACCTCCACGCCTGTCCTGGACCCACCGTGCTCCCTGGACCTGCCCAAGGagactcctcctcctccccctcttccTGAAGACTTCAGGCCCATGGAAGTGTCGAAGAGGACGGCAGAACAAGGGTTTGGTGAACCCCACGTGCTGCCTCgcctgccccaaatcccactgcACATTCGTATCCAGCAGGCTCTGGCCAGCCCTCTGCCTGTCACCCCACCCCCCGAAGGGTCCCACAGGGCTCACTCGTTGCTCTTTGAGAACGATAGTTTTGGAGAAGACAACAGCACCCTGGGCAGGACAAGATCCCTGCCTGTCACCATTGAGATGCTCAAAGT TCCAGAcgatgaggaagaggaagatgatgaCCAGGAAGAGGAACAGAATTCAGGTCGTCATGTGTATATTGGAGATGTGCCATCTGTCACAGTCATCCCCAAACTGGTACCCCAGGTCCTCCCGGAGGAACAGGAAGGAGACGAAGGGATGAGCGACTCTGACTCAGAGGGCCCCATCCTGTATAAagatgatgaggatgaggaagaagaTGAAAGCCATAACA GCACACTGGCCAACAAAGTGAAGAGGAAAGACACGCTCGCTATAAAGCTGGGGAACACAACTGCACCACAGGAGGAGAAGATCATGTTCCCTCGGAAGAGCAAGGAGGAGTGGAATGAAATCCGTCACCAGATTGGGACAACGCTGATCAG GCGATTGAGTCAGAGACCAACTGCAGAAGAACTGGAACAGAGGAACATTCTTCAGC CGAAAAATGAAGCTGACCGTCAAGCTGAGAAGCGCGAGATCAAGCGCCGGCTGACCAGAAAG CTTAGCCAAAGGCCTAcagtggcagagctgcaggccaGGAAGATCCTGAGGTTTAATGAATATGTGGAAGTAACAGATGCCCAAGACTATGACCGGCGAGCAGATAAGCCGTGGACAAAGCTGACACCAGCTGACAAG GCAGCCATCAGGAAGGAGCTGAATGAGTTTAAGAGCTGTGAAATGGAAGTGCATGAGGAGAGCAAGCAGTTCACGAG ATACCATCGACCATAA
- the PHACTR4 gene encoding phosphatase and actin regulator 4 isoform X6 — translation MGQPHVSRPVNPGAFAEEVDHAPGDASMGVDVLESGDTTPPTKRKSKFSSFGKIFKPWKWRKKKSSDKFKETSEVLERKISMRKPREELVKRGVLLEEPEQDGEEPEKLNPPALKNGHTVPIGGPGVCKLPSQEEEATKPSSLRKPFPVEEPKKRQGSSSSHPAPELDPPQEPHVPRQPLLPPKRPPSTSQEANEVQAKDPIPASSTARTAPFSTAPMAAKTINSTVAPSPAPRTLLPAPASANTTAPTSTTSTAPAKQPPVPPPKPINRNSNSLIVELSQVMTSGTALSKLSPPLPPKRGLLPNNTSEAVTSKPPNDRTVTTSRPAPIPLHVTSAYPPPSPSPPLPTHVPPEPPRVALPTSTPVLDPPCSLDLPKETPPPPPLPEDFRPMEVSKRTAEQGFGEPHVLPRLPQIPLHIRIQQALASPLPVTPPPEGSHRAHSLLFENDSFGEDNSTLGRTRSLPVTIEMLKVPDDEEEEDDDQEEEQNSGRHVYIGDVPSVTVIPKLVPQVLPEEQEGDEGMSDSDSEGPILYKDDEDEEEDESHNSTLANKVKRKDTLAIKLGNTTAPQEEKIMFPRKSKEEWNEIRHQIGTTLIRRLSQRPTAEELEQRNILQPKNEADRQAEKREIKRRLTRKVLLAPTVTATWQGCWAWWQRARCRYRAVGEVTGLLS, via the exons CTGAAGAGGTGGATCACGCCCCAGGTGATGCCAGCATGGGGGTAGATGTTTTGGAATCAGGTGACACCACACCCCCTacaaagaggaaaagcaagTTCTCAAGCTTTGGCAAGATTTTCAAACCCTGGAagtggaggaaaaagaaaagcagtgacAAATTCAAGGAGACTTCAGAAG TTTTAGAACGAAAGATTTCTATGCGAAAGCCAAGAGAGGAGCTGGTAAAAAGAGGGGTTCTGTTGGAAGAGCCTGAGCAGG ATGGTGAAGAGCCAGAGAAGCTGAACCCACCTGCACTGAAGAATGGCCACACTGTCCCCATTGGGGGCCCTGGGGTGTGTAAGCTGCCCAGCCAGGAGGAAGAGGCCACAAAGCCATCCAGCCTTAGGAAGCCTTTTCCAGTGGAGGAACCAAAGAAGAGGCAGG GTTCCTCCAGCAGCCACCCTGCGCCTGAACTGGACCCACCTCAGGAGCCACATGTTCCCAGACAACCTCTGCTTCCTCCAAAAAGACCTCCCTCCACTTCCCAGGAGGCAAACGAAGTACAGGCAAAGGATCCCAtacctgccagcagcactgcaagaACTGCCCCCTTCAGCACAGCCCCCATGGCAGCAAAGACAATCAATTCCACAGttgccccttccccagcccccaggactctgcttcctgctcctgccagtgCCAACACTACTGCTCCCACCAGTAcaaccagcacagctcctgccaagcAGCCTCCCGTCcctcctcccaaacccatcaaCAGAAATAGCAACTCACTAATAG ttgaaCTTTCCCAAGTAATGACCAGTGGTACAGCCTTGTCCAAgctttcccctcctctccctccaaaGAGAGGCCTCCTGCCTAACAACACGTCCGAGGCTGTCACCTCTAAGCCCCCTAATGACAGGACAGTGACAACGAGTCGCCCTGCACCGATTCCACTGCACGTGACCTCAGCTTATCCACCACCTTCACCCTCGCCGCCGCTGCCCACCCACGTACCCCCTGAACCTCCACGCGTGGCCCTGCCCACCTCCACGCCTGTCCTGGACCCACCGTGCTCCCTGGACCTGCCCAAGGagactcctcctcctccccctcttccTGAAGACTTCAGGCCCATGGAAGTGTCGAAGAGGACGGCAGAACAAGGGTTTGGTGAACCCCACGTGCTGCCTCgcctgccccaaatcccactgcACATTCGTATCCAGCAGGCTCTGGCCAGCCCTCTGCCTGTCACCCCACCCCCCGAAGGGTCCCACAGGGCTCACTCGTTGCTCTTTGAGAACGATAGTTTTGGAGAAGACAACAGCACCCTGGGCAGGACAAGATCCCTGCCTGTCACCATTGAGATGCTCAAAGT TCCAGAcgatgaggaagaggaagatgatgaCCAGGAAGAGGAACAGAATTCAGGTCGTCATGTGTATATTGGAGATGTGCCATCTGTCACAGTCATCCCCAAACTGGTACCCCAGGTCCTCCCGGAGGAACAGGAAGGAGACGAAGGGATGAGCGACTCTGACTCAGAGGGCCCCATCCTGTATAAagatgatgaggatgaggaagaagaTGAAAGCCATAACA GCACACTGGCCAACAAAGTGAAGAGGAAAGACACGCTCGCTATAAAGCTGGGGAACACAACTGCACCACAGGAGGAGAAGATCATGTTCCCTCGGAAGAGCAAGGAGGAGTGGAATGAAATCCGTCACCAGATTGGGACAACGCTGATCAG GCGATTGAGTCAGAGACCAACTGCAGAAGAACTGGAACAGAGGAACATTCTTCAGC CGAAAAATGAAGCTGACCGTCAAGCTGAGAAGCGCGAGATCAAGCGCCGGCTGACCAGAAAGGTACTGCTGGCTCCCACGGTGACGGCCacctggcagggctgctgggcaTGGTGGCAGCGAGCACGTTGTAGGTACCGTGCTGTGGGCGAAGTCACAGGGCTCTTGT CTTAG
- the PHACTR4 gene encoding phosphatase and actin regulator 4 isoform X5: MEENAAEEVDHAPGDASMGVDVLESGDTTPPTKRKSKFSSFGKIFKPWKWRKKKSSDKFKETSEDGEEPEKLNPPALKNGHTVPIGGPGVCKLPSQEEEATKPSSLRKPFPVEEPKKRQGSSSSHPAPELDPPQEPHVPRQPLLPPKRPPSTSQEANEVQAKDPIPASSTARTAPFSTAPMAAKTINSTVAPSPAPRTLLPAPASANTTAPTSTTSTAPAKQPPVPPPKPINRNSNSLIVELSQVMTSGTALSKLSPPLPPKRGLLPNNTSEAVTSKPPNDRTVTTSRPAPIPLHVTSAYPPPSPSPPLPTHVPPEPPRVALPTSTPVLDPPCSLDLPKETPPPPPLPEDFRPMEVSKRTAEQGFGEPHVLPRLPQIPLHIRIQQALASPLPVTPPPEGSHRAHSLLFENDSFGEDNSTLGRTRSLPVTIEMLKVPDDEEEEDDDQEEEQNSGRHVYIGDVPSVTVIPKLVPQVLPEEQEGDEGMSDSDSEGPILYKDDEDEEEDESHNSTLANKVKRKDTLAIKLGNTTAPQEEKIMFPRKSKEEWNEIRHQIGTTLIRRLSQRPTAEELEQRNILQPKNEADRQAEKREIKRRLTRKLSQRPTVAELQARKILRFNEYVEVTDAQDYDRRADKPWTKLTPADKAAIRKELNEFKSCEMEVHEESKQFTRYHRP, encoded by the exons CTGAAGAGGTGGATCACGCCCCAGGTGATGCCAGCATGGGGGTAGATGTTTTGGAATCAGGTGACACCACACCCCCTacaaagaggaaaagcaagTTCTCAAGCTTTGGCAAGATTTTCAAACCCTGGAagtggaggaaaaagaaaagcagtgacAAATTCAAGGAGACTTCAGAAG ATGGTGAAGAGCCAGAGAAGCTGAACCCACCTGCACTGAAGAATGGCCACACTGTCCCCATTGGGGGCCCTGGGGTGTGTAAGCTGCCCAGCCAGGAGGAAGAGGCCACAAAGCCATCCAGCCTTAGGAAGCCTTTTCCAGTGGAGGAACCAAAGAAGAGGCAGG GTTCCTCCAGCAGCCACCCTGCGCCTGAACTGGACCCACCTCAGGAGCCACATGTTCCCAGACAACCTCTGCTTCCTCCAAAAAGACCTCCCTCCACTTCCCAGGAGGCAAACGAAGTACAGGCAAAGGATCCCAtacctgccagcagcactgcaagaACTGCCCCCTTCAGCACAGCCCCCATGGCAGCAAAGACAATCAATTCCACAGttgccccttccccagcccccaggactctgcttcctgctcctgccagtgCCAACACTACTGCTCCCACCAGTAcaaccagcacagctcctgccaagcAGCCTCCCGTCcctcctcccaaacccatcaaCAGAAATAGCAACTCACTAATAG ttgaaCTTTCCCAAGTAATGACCAGTGGTACAGCCTTGTCCAAgctttcccctcctctccctccaaaGAGAGGCCTCCTGCCTAACAACACGTCCGAGGCTGTCACCTCTAAGCCCCCTAATGACAGGACAGTGACAACGAGTCGCCCTGCACCGATTCCACTGCACGTGACCTCAGCTTATCCACCACCTTCACCCTCGCCGCCGCTGCCCACCCACGTACCCCCTGAACCTCCACGCGTGGCCCTGCCCACCTCCACGCCTGTCCTGGACCCACCGTGCTCCCTGGACCTGCCCAAGGagactcctcctcctccccctcttccTGAAGACTTCAGGCCCATGGAAGTGTCGAAGAGGACGGCAGAACAAGGGTTTGGTGAACCCCACGTGCTGCCTCgcctgccccaaatcccactgcACATTCGTATCCAGCAGGCTCTGGCCAGCCCTCTGCCTGTCACCCCACCCCCCGAAGGGTCCCACAGGGCTCACTCGTTGCTCTTTGAGAACGATAGTTTTGGAGAAGACAACAGCACCCTGGGCAGGACAAGATCCCTGCCTGTCACCATTGAGATGCTCAAAGT TCCAGAcgatgaggaagaggaagatgatgaCCAGGAAGAGGAACAGAATTCAGGTCGTCATGTGTATATTGGAGATGTGCCATCTGTCACAGTCATCCCCAAACTGGTACCCCAGGTCCTCCCGGAGGAACAGGAAGGAGACGAAGGGATGAGCGACTCTGACTCAGAGGGCCCCATCCTGTATAAagatgatgaggatgaggaagaagaTGAAAGCCATAACA GCACACTGGCCAACAAAGTGAAGAGGAAAGACACGCTCGCTATAAAGCTGGGGAACACAACTGCACCACAGGAGGAGAAGATCATGTTCCCTCGGAAGAGCAAGGAGGAGTGGAATGAAATCCGTCACCAGATTGGGACAACGCTGATCAG GCGATTGAGTCAGAGACCAACTGCAGAAGAACTGGAACAGAGGAACATTCTTCAGC CGAAAAATGAAGCTGACCGTCAAGCTGAGAAGCGCGAGATCAAGCGCCGGCTGACCAGAAAG CTTAGCCAAAGGCCTAcagtggcagagctgcaggccaGGAAGATCCTGAGGTTTAATGAATATGTGGAAGTAACAGATGCCCAAGACTATGACCGGCGAGCAGATAAGCCGTGGACAAAGCTGACACCAGCTGACAAG GCAGCCATCAGGAAGGAGCTGAATGAGTTTAAGAGCTGTGAAATGGAAGTGCATGAGGAGAGCAAGCAGTTCACGAG ATACCATCGACCATAA
- the PHACTR4 gene encoding phosphatase and actin regulator 4 isoform X2 has product MEENAAEEVDHAPGDASMGVDVLESGDTTPPTKRKSKFSSFGKIFKPWKWRKKKSSDKFKETSEVLERKISMRKPREELVKRGVLLEEPEQDGEEPEKLNPPALKNGHTVPIGGPGVCKLPSQEEEATKPSSLRKPFPVEEPKKRQGSSSSHPAPELDPPQEPHVPRQPLLPPKRPPSTSQEANEVQAKDPIPASSTARTAPFSTAPMAAKTINSTVAPSPAPRTLLPAPASANTTAPTSTTSTAPAKQPPVPPPKPINRNSNSLIVELSQVMTSGTALSKLSPPLPPKRGLLPNNTSEAVTSKPPNDRTVTTSRPAPIPLHVTSAYPPPSPSPPLPTHVPPEPPRVALPTSTPVLDPPCSLDLPKETPPPPPLPEDFRPMEVSKRTAEQGFGEPHVLPRLPQIPLHIRIQQALASPLPVTPPPEGSHRAHSLLFENDSFGEDNSTLGRTRSLPVTIEMLKVPDDEEEEDDDQEEEQNSGRHVYIGDVPSVTVIPKLVPQVLPEEQEGDEGMSDSDSEGPILYKDDEDEEEDESHNSTLANKVKRKDTLAIKLGNTTAPQEEKIMFPRKSKEEWNEIRHQIGTTLIRRLSQRPTAEELEQRNILQPKNEADRQAEKREIKRRLTRKLSQRPTVAELQARKILRFNEYVEVTDAQDYDRRADKPWTKLTPADKAAIRKELNEFKSCEMEVHEESKQFTRYHRP; this is encoded by the exons CTGAAGAGGTGGATCACGCCCCAGGTGATGCCAGCATGGGGGTAGATGTTTTGGAATCAGGTGACACCACACCCCCTacaaagaggaaaagcaagTTCTCAAGCTTTGGCAAGATTTTCAAACCCTGGAagtggaggaaaaagaaaagcagtgacAAATTCAAGGAGACTTCAGAAG TTTTAGAACGAAAGATTTCTATGCGAAAGCCAAGAGAGGAGCTGGTAAAAAGAGGGGTTCTGTTGGAAGAGCCTGAGCAGG ATGGTGAAGAGCCAGAGAAGCTGAACCCACCTGCACTGAAGAATGGCCACACTGTCCCCATTGGGGGCCCTGGGGTGTGTAAGCTGCCCAGCCAGGAGGAAGAGGCCACAAAGCCATCCAGCCTTAGGAAGCCTTTTCCAGTGGAGGAACCAAAGAAGAGGCAGG GTTCCTCCAGCAGCCACCCTGCGCCTGAACTGGACCCACCTCAGGAGCCACATGTTCCCAGACAACCTCTGCTTCCTCCAAAAAGACCTCCCTCCACTTCCCAGGAGGCAAACGAAGTACAGGCAAAGGATCCCAtacctgccagcagcactgcaagaACTGCCCCCTTCAGCACAGCCCCCATGGCAGCAAAGACAATCAATTCCACAGttgccccttccccagcccccaggactctgcttcctgctcctgccagtgCCAACACTACTGCTCCCACCAGTAcaaccagcacagctcctgccaagcAGCCTCCCGTCcctcctcccaaacccatcaaCAGAAATAGCAACTCACTAATAG ttgaaCTTTCCCAAGTAATGACCAGTGGTACAGCCTTGTCCAAgctttcccctcctctccctccaaaGAGAGGCCTCCTGCCTAACAACACGTCCGAGGCTGTCACCTCTAAGCCCCCTAATGACAGGACAGTGACAACGAGTCGCCCTGCACCGATTCCACTGCACGTGACCTCAGCTTATCCACCACCTTCACCCTCGCCGCCGCTGCCCACCCACGTACCCCCTGAACCTCCACGCGTGGCCCTGCCCACCTCCACGCCTGTCCTGGACCCACCGTGCTCCCTGGACCTGCCCAAGGagactcctcctcctccccctcttccTGAAGACTTCAGGCCCATGGAAGTGTCGAAGAGGACGGCAGAACAAGGGTTTGGTGAACCCCACGTGCTGCCTCgcctgccccaaatcccactgcACATTCGTATCCAGCAGGCTCTGGCCAGCCCTCTGCCTGTCACCCCACCCCCCGAAGGGTCCCACAGGGCTCACTCGTTGCTCTTTGAGAACGATAGTTTTGGAGAAGACAACAGCACCCTGGGCAGGACAAGATCCCTGCCTGTCACCATTGAGATGCTCAAAGT TCCAGAcgatgaggaagaggaagatgatgaCCAGGAAGAGGAACAGAATTCAGGTCGTCATGTGTATATTGGAGATGTGCCATCTGTCACAGTCATCCCCAAACTGGTACCCCAGGTCCTCCCGGAGGAACAGGAAGGAGACGAAGGGATGAGCGACTCTGACTCAGAGGGCCCCATCCTGTATAAagatgatgaggatgaggaagaagaTGAAAGCCATAACA GCACACTGGCCAACAAAGTGAAGAGGAAAGACACGCTCGCTATAAAGCTGGGGAACACAACTGCACCACAGGAGGAGAAGATCATGTTCCCTCGGAAGAGCAAGGAGGAGTGGAATGAAATCCGTCACCAGATTGGGACAACGCTGATCAG GCGATTGAGTCAGAGACCAACTGCAGAAGAACTGGAACAGAGGAACATTCTTCAGC CGAAAAATGAAGCTGACCGTCAAGCTGAGAAGCGCGAGATCAAGCGCCGGCTGACCAGAAAG CTTAGCCAAAGGCCTAcagtggcagagctgcaggccaGGAAGATCCTGAGGTTTAATGAATATGTGGAAGTAACAGATGCCCAAGACTATGACCGGCGAGCAGATAAGCCGTGGACAAAGCTGACACCAGCTGACAAG GCAGCCATCAGGAAGGAGCTGAATGAGTTTAAGAGCTGTGAAATGGAAGTGCATGAGGAGAGCAAGCAGTTCACGAG ATACCATCGACCATAA
- the PHACTR4 gene encoding phosphatase and actin regulator 4 isoform X1 has protein sequence MGQPHVSRPVNPGAFAEEVDHAPGDASMGVDVLESGDTTPPTKRKSKFSSFGKIFKPWKWRKKKSSDKFKETSEVLERKISMRKPREELVKRGVLLEEPEQDGEEPEKLNPPALKNGHTVPIGGPGVCKLPSQEEEATKPSSLRKPFPVEEPKKRQGSSSSHPAPELDPPQEPHVPRQPLLPPKRPPSTSQEANEVQAKDPIPASSTARTAPFSTAPMAAKTINSTVAPSPAPRTLLPAPASANTTAPTSTTSTAPAKQPPVPPPKPINRNSNSLIVELSQVMTSGTALSKLSPPLPPKRGLLPNNTSEAVTSKPPNDRTVTTSRPAPIPLHVTSAYPPPSPSPPLPTHVPPEPPRVALPTSTPVLDPPCSLDLPKETPPPPPLPEDFRPMEVSKRTAEQGFGEPHVLPRLPQIPLHIRIQQALASPLPVTPPPEGSHRAHSLLFENDSFGEDNSTLGRTRSLPVTIEMLKVPDDEEEEDDDQEEEQNSGRHVYIGDVPSVTVIPKLVPQVLPEEQEGDEGMSDSDSEGPILYKDDEDEEEDESHNSTLANKVKRKDTLAIKLGNTTAPQEEKIMFPRKSKEEWNEIRHQIGTTLIRRLSQRPTAEELEQRNILQPKNEADRQAEKREIKRRLTRKLSQRPTVAELQARKILRFNEYVEVTDAQDYDRRADKPWTKLTPADKAAIRKELNEFKSCEMEVHEESKQFTRYHRP, from the exons CTGAAGAGGTGGATCACGCCCCAGGTGATGCCAGCATGGGGGTAGATGTTTTGGAATCAGGTGACACCACACCCCCTacaaagaggaaaagcaagTTCTCAAGCTTTGGCAAGATTTTCAAACCCTGGAagtggaggaaaaagaaaagcagtgacAAATTCAAGGAGACTTCAGAAG TTTTAGAACGAAAGATTTCTATGCGAAAGCCAAGAGAGGAGCTGGTAAAAAGAGGGGTTCTGTTGGAAGAGCCTGAGCAGG ATGGTGAAGAGCCAGAGAAGCTGAACCCACCTGCACTGAAGAATGGCCACACTGTCCCCATTGGGGGCCCTGGGGTGTGTAAGCTGCCCAGCCAGGAGGAAGAGGCCACAAAGCCATCCAGCCTTAGGAAGCCTTTTCCAGTGGAGGAACCAAAGAAGAGGCAGG GTTCCTCCAGCAGCCACCCTGCGCCTGAACTGGACCCACCTCAGGAGCCACATGTTCCCAGACAACCTCTGCTTCCTCCAAAAAGACCTCCCTCCACTTCCCAGGAGGCAAACGAAGTACAGGCAAAGGATCCCAtacctgccagcagcactgcaagaACTGCCCCCTTCAGCACAGCCCCCATGGCAGCAAAGACAATCAATTCCACAGttgccccttccccagcccccaggactctgcttcctgctcctgccagtgCCAACACTACTGCTCCCACCAGTAcaaccagcacagctcctgccaagcAGCCTCCCGTCcctcctcccaaacccatcaaCAGAAATAGCAACTCACTAATAG ttgaaCTTTCCCAAGTAATGACCAGTGGTACAGCCTTGTCCAAgctttcccctcctctccctccaaaGAGAGGCCTCCTGCCTAACAACACGTCCGAGGCTGTCACCTCTAAGCCCCCTAATGACAGGACAGTGACAACGAGTCGCCCTGCACCGATTCCACTGCACGTGACCTCAGCTTATCCACCACCTTCACCCTCGCCGCCGCTGCCCACCCACGTACCCCCTGAACCTCCACGCGTGGCCCTGCCCACCTCCACGCCTGTCCTGGACCCACCGTGCTCCCTGGACCTGCCCAAGGagactcctcctcctccccctcttccTGAAGACTTCAGGCCCATGGAAGTGTCGAAGAGGACGGCAGAACAAGGGTTTGGTGAACCCCACGTGCTGCCTCgcctgccccaaatcccactgcACATTCGTATCCAGCAGGCTCTGGCCAGCCCTCTGCCTGTCACCCCACCCCCCGAAGGGTCCCACAGGGCTCACTCGTTGCTCTTTGAGAACGATAGTTTTGGAGAAGACAACAGCACCCTGGGCAGGACAAGATCCCTGCCTGTCACCATTGAGATGCTCAAAGT TCCAGAcgatgaggaagaggaagatgatgaCCAGGAAGAGGAACAGAATTCAGGTCGTCATGTGTATATTGGAGATGTGCCATCTGTCACAGTCATCCCCAAACTGGTACCCCAGGTCCTCCCGGAGGAACAGGAAGGAGACGAAGGGATGAGCGACTCTGACTCAGAGGGCCCCATCCTGTATAAagatgatgaggatgaggaagaagaTGAAAGCCATAACA GCACACTGGCCAACAAAGTGAAGAGGAAAGACACGCTCGCTATAAAGCTGGGGAACACAACTGCACCACAGGAGGAGAAGATCATGTTCCCTCGGAAGAGCAAGGAGGAGTGGAATGAAATCCGTCACCAGATTGGGACAACGCTGATCAG GCGATTGAGTCAGAGACCAACTGCAGAAGAACTGGAACAGAGGAACATTCTTCAGC CGAAAAATGAAGCTGACCGTCAAGCTGAGAAGCGCGAGATCAAGCGCCGGCTGACCAGAAAG CTTAGCCAAAGGCCTAcagtggcagagctgcaggccaGGAAGATCCTGAGGTTTAATGAATATGTGGAAGTAACAGATGCCCAAGACTATGACCGGCGAGCAGATAAGCCGTGGACAAAGCTGACACCAGCTGACAAG GCAGCCATCAGGAAGGAGCTGAATGAGTTTAAGAGCTGTGAAATGGAAGTGCATGAGGAGAGCAAGCAGTTCACGAG ATACCATCGACCATAA